The DNA sequence tatagtatatTATTAGTCTTTAGCAAGTACGATGAGACTAACAAGGGTCGTATAGAGAATTACACGAAGATGGCAAAACCGTCAAGAACCCCCAACACGGCATTCTAAGCAAAGCATATGAAGAGTTCCCCGATCCGCTGGCAAAAGATCGACGCGGGGGATTCGATGTCCATATCTACCATTTTCAGGTTCGtttttatctatttcatctatctatctatcatgTTGCATACGCCGAATGAGTGGTCATAACTGACATGGTTTAAACCAACAGAATAATCCCGACCAAGTCGCATACGCAAGGGCTCTTTACGAGCGAGTCCGCCGTGAATGTATAATCAATCCTCCTATTTTCTGTTTTCCCGCCGTgtcagagaagagaagcggtTACTGACTTCAATGACCCATAGTCCCCGAGCTACGCATCTACCGATTCTTCGAAGGACCACTTGGACCTCACCCCATTGCCATGTTCGAAGTTAACATTTTCACTCCGGCGCAGTTTGGGGCGTTCATTCCCTGGCTTATCATTAATCGGGGACCGTTGAGTGCGCTGCTTCACCCGAAtacagatgaggaggaagaagagcgcaaTCATACACAGCGGGCGACGTGGCTGGGGGATAAGATCCCATTGGATTTGAGGGTTTTCAAGTTGATGAAAcaggcagagaagaagaataagcAGAACGGAAGTGCTTTATGATGCTTGTTAGATGGGTTAGTTGGGGGTTCGGTATCTGGGAGGAATTCTAGGGGAGGGGACTTTTTATCTGTTGCTTGACTTTGGAGGGATGAGGTGTATTGTTAACAGGACTTTGGACTTTGGACTTTGTGTATATAGGGTATGGGCATGAATTGTATTGTCAGCGTTTGCGCAGTTGACATGGCCGGTGGGATGCTGTTCTAGGTAGAGTATCTATCGGATATTATACCTGATGTCAGTAGGCATACTTTGAAATAGGCGGGTGATCACTGCAGGGATGGCAGAATTCCCGATGATATCACGGGATGCCTAACGTGACCTGTCGGTCACAAGCCACGTTCGACCTCGGATCTTATTCATTGGGCGTGTTTATGTTGTCTAGTGCAGAAATAACTTTGGCTAGTCGCAGAGGGCTGAGATAGTCCCCGAGAATCAGACTGCAGTGAGATGAAGATCCTGATCAAAAGATAAGGTCCGATCCGACCAGCTCTGAGCCGTGCGTGGTCCCAGAGCACAAAGGCATTGGCTCTGGTACCTATCAGTTAGCCGATTTATGAGAATCAATCGGATGCGATGACCCGGGATGCTGGAGGTAATCGGATGGTCAGCTGCGGTCTGCATTCTGCATTACTTTCCCGCATCAGTTCCTATGACGGGTTATTGGACCCTGTCTCCCGTGATCAAGTCTGAGGGGAGGTTCAAAGCTTTTTAAACTCGGGAGACACGATGCTGCTGAAGGAAAGAGCGATGCGTAGGAAAGACGGCCTGGGAATGTTTGATTAGTCCAAGACACGCTCACCATAGCGATCAACTTGAACCTTATAACCCTGGGGTCAAGATGTGGACTCCAACTCTCTCGTGGATTTACTCTCTCCAAATACATGTACTGAGTGCAATACCTCGTCCCGTAGAGGCAACATTCCATGTCTCGCTACGAGATGTGACTGCAACAACAGTACCGAGTTATGTATTGGAATATGGTGAGTCACGCAATATCTTTTACAGAAAATATTCTAATAACTCGTTAGCACCGATGGTCTGGTTACATAGTGAGGAAGCATATATGCCCTCTGACATCGGGGAGCAGCTTGTACACACCACGCCGATGGTGAATTGGAAACCTATCGACAAGGCCCCGTCGGCGACGACTCTTGATAACCTTGACCAGTTTAATAACCTTGGCAACACGAGCGTTTATTTGACTTCAAAGGAAGGAATCGATGCTGACCCTCAGCCTTCATGGTTTGGAGGGGTTAAACCTGACCAAGACGGTCGAACGCAGGACGCAATCTCTTCAACCATCATTCTTCGTGACCACGGGGACGGGACCCTGGACGCTTTTTATTTCTACTTCTATGCGTGAGTGATATTCGCCTACAGTGGTAATTCTCCCCACGCTTACCATATTTGTAGTTTTAACCAGGGAAACACAGTTTTAGCAATGGAGTTCGGGGACCATATCGGAGACTGGTCAGTGACAAGGTCAAGAAACAAATCGACTTCAGAAACTGATGTGGTCTCGACAGGGAGCATAATATGATACGGTTCTCGGAGGGTGTCCCACAAGCAATCTGGTACAGCCAGCATGCCTCGGGGCAGGCGTTTACGTATGGAGCAACGGAGAAAATCGGCAAGCGTCCGATTGCATATTCAGGGAACGGTACCCATGCTAATTATGCCATTTCTGGGTATGTACTTCCAAGCGTTTTCTGGCCATAGATAATGCGAGGCTGAGGCTTGACTCAGGAAACATGATCACACTATTCCCGGCTTCAACCTCCCTGATGGGCTGATTGTGGACCATACTGATTCTGGTACATTGTGGGACCCGATCCTGAGTGCCTATGTTTATAGCTATGATGCTTCTAAGGAAACATTCCAGGCCTATGACTCTGGGTACCCAGTCAACTGGTTGAATTTCAACGGCCAGTGGGGAGACGATGCGCTGCCGGGAGGGCCGGAACTGTTTGGACAGAAAAAGTACGTTGCGGGGCCGAATGGACCGAAATTCAAGAAACTGGTGAGGGACAAAGTGTGCCCGAGTAGCCCATGTGTCGTTCTTCCTTTCCGAATCTGGGAGAATCAGACGTTGGAAGAGCATTGACAACAAACGGAGTCAGGTTAGTTGGACGGATCGACTGCCTTTACAACGGTCATTGTGCATAAGCTGCTTGTGGGGACTTAATCTCGGGGATTGTGCCCCTGAATGGATGTGTTGAACATGTTATATAGCGTTCGCTCTTTTCATTTGCAGAAGTCAAACAGACCAATTTAAATTGTGTCAGATATGATGGGGATCGACACGACAATCTGCGATCGCAATTAAATGCCGGCCACACAATGAGCCATCGTTACGGAGTGTTTCTCAGTTAATTAAGAATCACTACCTATTGATTAGCGCTGCAACTAAGATTCGAAGGCTCTAGCCCTTCCGGGCCTAGTGACATGTCAGGTAGGTTCTGCCTACAGTCGCCTCAGGCGTCTTTTGGACTGTAATtggagtacggagtatcaTGTGGGAGGAGAgcctctttcctttttgattGAATCGCAATTTGATACATCAACAGCTTTATCATATGAGCAGTCAATGAAGGAGTTGATAAATCCTCGCTTCACTTGAAACCGTTACATTTGATTTCAATGATCATGAGTATCTCTTGCCCCCCATATGAATGTGGATATCCATTCatatctactccgtaccgagAAACGTGTAGATCGAAGACATGGGTTCCTTCGTTGGTCGGCCTGAATACCGAGGGGTTCATCCTTACAAGTGACAGCACCCAATTAAAGATTTGGGAATTATGTTTAGTCAACGTCGACTATGCTGTCAACTTATCGCCTGACCGGTAGCTTCGTCATCATGTCTATCAGAAATAGATCAACGATAACGAGGAACCAATGCAGCCAGCCATGCCTCATGCACCTGAGGGGTCCCGAATAAGCCTCGTCAGCAAGAGATCGTTATTTAACGGACGTCTTGGCTGTAGCCCTGTTGAAATTGAACAAGCTGATAGCCTTTATTTATCGCCGAGAGCCCCATCTGTTGCCTTGTTGACTTCATCTTACCTGAGTTAGGCTATTGCAACCTGAGACAAAGAGTCAGCCATGGAAACGTACAACGCCAACTGTCACTGTGGCGCCGTTcgattttccttctccctaGCACCGTTGAAGACCATCAAAATCAACCGATGCAATTGCTCCATCTGCACGAAGAATAGCTATCTCCTGGTGTATCCTCTTCGAAAGGATGTAGTCTTCCGTCGCGGAGAGGACCAGCTCGCGGAGTACCGATTCGGGAACAGAACAAAACCGCACAAGTTCTGCCCTAACTGCGGGACATCTGTGTTGATAGACTTTAAGGAGTCCCAgtttgaaaaggaaagagaaatgatgGCAATCAATGTAGGTTGTTGTTTCAGATCCCCGCTTTGCCTTATTTGGTAAGCTTCGGTTGTCGGTGAGTGTATAGTTCTAATGGGCTCCGAGATCCACATGATTCAAGGCATTGAAGATGTGCTGGACGAGTTAGACTATCGGGCCGTGGACGGGAAGAATAGACTTGGACCTCCGTATTCCGTCTGAGTGCATGTTCGACGGTCAACATGACCGTTGGTATTGGTATCCATGGTTCATTGGCAGGTATTAAGTTCTGAGGGTTGAAACCTTGTAGGGAAATTGCATcacgaggaggaggagactCTAAAGTGTAATTGGTAGCTTGGCCTACGAGTGAGTCGTAAGTTTGGAACAGCTCACAATGCGGGTTCATGGGAAAAAGCTCCGAACTGGAGCCAATTAAACGTGGTTTGCCAGTTAATCTCGGTTCTTACGGTATCGATACCTCCTGTACTGATACCAGGTTCTAGGTCTCGATCCAAAAAGGGAGGTGGGCACGATGTCCATGTTGGTTGGACCGGTTATACAGGTCCATGGATTTGGATCGATTGAATTGTGGAAAAATGGAGCATTTCTGATTAATCAACAGCAGGGCGGGCGGAAATGCATGGCATCTGCAGCACGCTCATGTCTAATGAGTTGAGGGGATGTCACATACCCACGTGTGGACATTGATCATCAATTGATCCCAAAAAAAAGGTGCGCTTTAGTCTGAAAAGACGGCTGAGTTATGGACCTTACGTAATTCCGTATCGTACCATACTTATATACGGTATTGATATTTCCATGGATCAGAGGTACTGCCTATCGTTTGTTTACTTCAGATACTCGGGTAGTAtaccaacaacaagaaatcCCACTGATGAGGTAAGTTGAACGAGGATCGCCTATGGCGTCAATTACCTGGTCCGCCCCAACAGTGTTTGCCTCCAGGATTCTCAAGTATAGCTATCATCCCAGATCCAGCAACAACACCCCCCTTTTCAATCGCAAAGCTCTTCTGGACTCTGGAGGGTCCTGTACTTCTCAGTAACTTTACTGTAATCGCAAAACCGGCTAGTGTCCCCCGACGACCAGAGCTAAACGGCAAGCACTTCATCCATTCAGAAGCATTGCTCGGCGCCCAACCTAACCTAAAAAGCACTTAGAGCAGTGGGGGAATTCTGGAAAGCCTGCGGCTTTACTTTTGCGTTGCCCCTGAATCGCTTCTCCGCTGTACTGAAAAAAAAGTCCCCGTCCacgagggaaagagaaaaaagaaggaaaaaaaaaaaagaaaagaaacaaacaaagagTTCCAGCATCGGTGAGCTCTGACGTTCCGACGAGCTGAACAATCACCAGGCAGCCTGGACCTGAGTTCGTGTGTGCTCTCAGAGCGAAGCAAAAGTCTTAGATATTGGCAGATCGGATAGAGGAAAAGCATTGTCCTTCTAATATCCGTTCTCAGGCCGATCATTATCAGTCGTCCAACGCTCTCTCATTTCGCTTCGTCCCTTCCACTATTTCTCTTCaatctcaatttcttttccccttttctttccgttTCATGTTAATGCGCCGCTTGAGTCGGATGCTGTGAGCAGGCTTCTTCACAAcattcttttggtttctttccttcgagCTAAGATCGAAGTACAGAAAatgaattaaaaaagaaaaaaagaaaaaacggAACAGCTGTGGTTCGTTTGAGCTATAGCTTCACCCCTAACAGTCGCTTCGATAGCGTATATTTCGTCCTCTAGCAGAGACATCAGGCTTGCCTCAACAGACACTTGCTGGGCTTGTGAATGTTGATCAATCGTGAATTGTCAATTCCAATCTGACGTATTCGGACATATTTGTTTTTGAGTTTGCCGCTGAATCGTTCCCGATTGTTTGCGCCCTGACCCGAGTTCAAAGAACTCCATCACGGTCAATCGAAAGACTCTATTGCGAAAAAAAGCTGGTGCAACAGAGCACCAAGACACATACAAATATTTAGCTATTTTGATTTGAGTGCGGCTCGCGACAGCTGAGGATCTGTAAGTGCTTACCGTTTAGCTTGTTGATCGTATTTTTAGGAGCAGGACTAAAAGAGGGCCTGTTCGTATGCAATTGGATGACCCTTGACAATCCCATGAGCCTTCGAGAACATTGACTGACTGTGTACTTTGCCGGGGAAGTTGCTAGGTAACGGAGTCAACCAGATCCATTCTCGTCACGATAGTACATCGAGTGAATCTTGGGCAAAAGGGAATTTCTCTTATCTGAAACAAGCCATTCACAGTTACCCCACTTTTGCGCCAAAGTACCTCCGAAACCCCATCCGTGTTACCAGCAATCG is a window from the Aspergillus oryzae RIB40 DNA, chromosome 6 genome containing:
- a CDS encoding uncharacterized protein (predicted protein), whose amino-acid sequence is MVWLHSEEAYMPSDIGEQLVHTTPMVNWKPIDKAPSATTLDNLDQFNNLGNTSVYLTSKEGIDADPQPSWFGGVKPDQDGRTQDAISSTIILRDHGDGTLDAFYFYFYAFNQGNTVLAMEFGDHIGDWEHNMIRFSEGVPQAIWYSQHASGQAFTYGATEKIGKRPIAYSGNGTHANYAISGKHDHTIPGFNLPDGLIVDHTDSGTLWDPILSAYVYSYDASKETFQAYDSGYPVNWLNFNGQWGDDALPGGPELFGQKKYVAGPNGPKFKKLVRDKVCPSSPCVVLPFRIWENQTLEEH
- a CDS encoding GFA family protein (predicted protein) gives rise to the protein METYNANCHCGAVRFSFSLAPLKTIKINRCNCSICTKNSYLLVYPLRKDVVFRRGEDQLAEYRFGNRTKPHKFCPNCGTSVLIDFKESQFEKEREMMAINGNCITRRRRL